One region of Parerythrobacter jejuensis genomic DNA includes:
- a CDS encoding phytoene desaturase codes for MSAEGKTACVIGSGFGGMALAIRLQSAGIATTVIEGRDKPGGRAYFWEKDGFTFDGGPTVVTDPDCLTQLWELSGHDMAQDVELMPVSPFYRLNWPDGHNFNYSNDHDALFAEIEKLNPKDVAGYQRFLEYSAGVYEEGYVKLGTVPFLDFKSMLKAAPALAKKQAYRSVYSMVSSFVESEKLREALSFHTLLVGGNPMKTSSIYALIHKLEMDGGVWWTRGGTNRLIAGMIRHFERLGGKMMVGDPVVQVHTEDKKATEVETQNGFRQRFDAVASNADIMHSYRDLLGRSQRGWKMGKKLAKKSYSPGLFVVHFGLEGTWPGIAHHMILFGPRYKGLLDDIYDNGVLPQDFSIYLHHPTVTDPSMAPPGKSTFYALVPVAHMGKLKVDWDEIGPILEKRILDEIGRRLIPDIHDRIVTKFSYAPKDFAQDLNAHLGSAFSLEPLLTQSAFFRGHNRDDVIDNFYLVGAGTHPGAGIPGVVGSAKATAGLMIEDLVGTAA; via the coding sequence ATGAGTGCAGAAGGCAAGACAGCCTGCGTTATCGGTTCCGGCTTTGGCGGCATGGCTCTGGCCATCCGCCTGCAAAGCGCTGGGATCGCCACGACCGTTATCGAAGGGCGTGACAAGCCCGGCGGCCGGGCCTATTTTTGGGAGAAAGACGGCTTTACCTTCGATGGTGGCCCGACAGTCGTCACCGATCCCGATTGCCTGACCCAGCTGTGGGAATTGTCCGGCCATGATATGGCACAGGATGTGGAGCTGATGCCGGTCAGCCCGTTCTACCGCCTCAATTGGCCCGACGGGCACAATTTCAACTATTCGAACGATCACGACGCGCTTTTTGCCGAGATCGAGAAACTCAATCCCAAGGATGTGGCCGGCTATCAGCGGTTCCTGGAATACAGCGCAGGCGTGTATGAGGAAGGCTATGTAAAGCTGGGCACGGTGCCCTTCCTCGATTTCAAATCGATGCTGAAGGCCGCCCCGGCCCTGGCCAAGAAACAGGCTTACCGCAGCGTCTATTCCATGGTTTCCAGCTTCGTCGAAAGCGAGAAACTGCGCGAGGCGCTCAGCTTCCATACCCTGCTGGTGGGCGGCAATCCGATGAAAACCAGCTCCATCTATGCGCTGATCCACAAACTGGAGATGGATGGCGGCGTGTGGTGGACCCGTGGCGGCACCAACCGCCTGATTGCCGGCATGATCCGCCATTTCGAACGGCTTGGCGGCAAAATGATGGTCGGCGACCCGGTGGTGCAGGTGCATACCGAGGACAAGAAAGCGACCGAAGTCGAAACGCAAAACGGTTTTCGCCAGCGTTTCGATGCCGTCGCCAGCAATGCCGACATCATGCATTCCTATCGCGATTTGCTGGGCCGCAGCCAGCGCGGCTGGAAGATGGGCAAGAAACTGGCGAAGAAGAGCTACAGCCCCGGCCTGTTCGTGGTCCATTTCGGGCTCGAGGGCACATGGCCGGGCATTGCCCATCACATGATCCTGTTCGGCCCGCGCTATAAGGGTCTGCTCGACGACATTTACGACAATGGCGTGCTGCCGCAGGATTTCAGCATCTATCTGCACCACCCGACCGTGACCGATCCGAGCATGGCGCCCCCGGGCAAGAGCACTTTCTATGCCCTGGTACCTGTCGCCCATATGGGCAAGCTGAAGGTCGACTGGGACGAAATCGGCCCGATTCTGGAGAAGCGCATTCTCGACGAGATCGGGCGCCGCCTGATCCCCGACATCCATGACCGGATCGTGACCAAGTTCAGCTACGCACCCAAAGACTTTGCGCAGGATCTCAACGCCCATCTCGGCAGCGCTTTCAGCCTCGAGCCGCTGCTGACCCAGAGCGCGTTTTTCCGCGGCCATAACCGTGACGATGTGATCGACAATTTCTATCTCGTCGGTGCCGGAACGCATCCGGGCGCCGGGATCCCGGGTGTGGTCGGCAGCGCCAAGGCGACAGCGGGCCTGATGATAGAGGATCTGGTCGGAACGGCCGCCTGA
- a CDS encoding pyridoxamine 5'-phosphate oxidase family protein, whose translation MAANFMRILFGKRAEALQEEDGSRGSYAKMIERREDDVDRLTARELTFMMMRDSFYMATITDDDWPYIQHRGGPRGFLKHIEGNRIGFSDYGGNRQFVSAANIDDRQRIALFLMDYPEKRRLKIVGTAHWQTADQGDPLWDHLVDPAYPVENQRFFLIDVLGFDWNCPQHITPRYTQAELKALQQ comes from the coding sequence ATGGCGGCAAATTTCATGCGCATCCTGTTCGGCAAGCGGGCCGAGGCATTGCAGGAAGAAGATGGTTCGCGCGGCAGCTACGCCAAGATGATCGAGCGGCGCGAAGATGATGTGGATCGCCTGACCGCGCGCGAACTGACCTTCATGATGATGCGTGACAGTTTCTATATGGCGACCATTACCGACGACGACTGGCCTTATATCCAGCATCGCGGCGGACCGCGCGGCTTTCTGAAGCATATCGAGGGCAACAGGATCGGATTTTCCGATTACGGCGGGAACCGGCAATTTGTCAGCGCCGCCAATATCGACGATCGCCAGAGAATTGCGCTGTTCCTGATGGATTATCCGGAGAAACGCCGGCTCAAGATTGTCGGCACCGCGCACTGGCAGACAGCTGATCAGGGCGACCCTTTGTGGGATCATCTGGTGGACCCGGCCTACCCGGTCGAGAATCAGCGGTTTTTCCTGATCGATGTGCTGGGGTTTGACTGGAACTGCCCGCAGCATATCACGCCGCGTTACACGCAGGCTGAATTGAAGGCGTTGCAACAATGA
- a CDS encoding S41 family peptidase: MMARFRRAVAVAALLGLASGAASAQDSAQNTAQTCNAWAASPAGWDDIEAVIRRNYAYLDRVEDVDALFKAARASAQSAASVEELGTIAETLGYAFRDGHFHARPTVGPERAWIPSSSDFWIVRDKGRWLVSDVKQGSRARETGVRPGWEILTMDGIPIAELAAQALAAVTTTPSEAQLEYAANVVLTGRLGARRSFVFSTMGGQRNMELPPAQQSFAPRPDGMVQVSQRDGVVRLRFNNSLGNNDLITRFDQLMRDNADAKGLILDLRDTPGGGNTTVARAILGHFVGKPVPYQIHRNMFEEMSFGVRRQYAEYVFPRGKVFDRPVVILAGRWTGSVGEAVAMAFETAVGAHTVGTPLADLLGDLRTNRTGNGCIAIRFAWDKLYSVQGLPREEWTPADLLASGDTGPDGGDPALARAMQYIAGNSTVAGD; this comes from the coding sequence ATGATGGCTCGTTTCCGGCGCGCAGTTGCGGTCGCTGCCCTGCTGGGCCTCGCGTCGGGCGCGGCTTCGGCACAGGATAGCGCGCAGAACACTGCGCAGACGTGCAATGCTTGGGCCGCATCGCCCGCAGGCTGGGACGATATCGAGGCGGTCATCCGCAGGAACTACGCCTATCTCGACCGGGTCGAGGACGTCGATGCACTGTTCAAAGCAGCGCGGGCGAGCGCGCAGAGCGCAGCTTCGGTCGAAGAGTTGGGCACGATTGCAGAAACGCTCGGCTATGCCTTTCGCGACGGGCATTTCCATGCGCGGCCGACCGTCGGGCCCGAACGTGCGTGGATCCCTTCATCCTCCGATTTCTGGATTGTGCGCGACAAGGGGCGCTGGCTGGTATCCGATGTGAAACAGGGCAGTCGTGCGCGCGAAACAGGCGTTCGGCCCGGCTGGGAAATCCTCACTATGGACGGCATACCCATCGCAGAGCTCGCAGCCCAGGCATTGGCCGCTGTGACGACAACGCCGAGCGAAGCGCAGCTGGAATATGCCGCCAATGTGGTCCTCACCGGCAGGCTGGGTGCACGGCGCAGCTTCGTTTTCTCGACGATGGGCGGGCAGCGGAATATGGAATTGCCCCCGGCCCAACAATCCTTCGCGCCGCGTCCCGACGGGATGGTGCAGGTTTCCCAAAGGGACGGGGTCGTCCGGCTGCGGTTCAACAATTCGCTCGGCAATAATGATCTGATTACCCGTTTCGATCAGCTCATGCGTGACAATGCCGATGCCAAGGGTCTGATACTCGATCTGCGCGACACGCCGGGCGGCGGCAACACAACGGTAGCGCGCGCGATTCTGGGGCACTTTGTCGGCAAGCCTGTCCCGTACCAAATCCACCGCAACATGTTTGAAGAGATGAGCTTCGGCGTCAGGCGGCAATATGCCGAATATGTCTTCCCGCGGGGCAAGGTTTTTGACCGGCCAGTGGTGATCCTGGCCGGACGCTGGACCGGAAGTGTGGGCGAGGCGGTTGCCATGGCGTTTGAAACCGCAGTCGGCGCGCATACTGTCGGTACGCCACTGGCCGACCTGCTTGGCGACTTACGCACCAACCGGACGGGAAACGGATGCATCGCGATACGCTTCGCATGGGACAAATTGTACTCTGTTCAGGGCTTGCCCCGCGAAGAATGGACACCGGCCGATTTGCTGGCGTCAGGCGATACCGGCCCCGATGGAGGTGACCCCGCTTTGGCGCGCGCAATGCAGTACATTGCCGGCAACAGCACTGTCGCCGGCGACTGA
- a CDS encoding TIGR00730 family Rossman fold protein produces MKRLAVYCGSATPEDPRYIELARTVGADLAERGIGVVYGGGRLGLMGAVANGARDAGGEVIGVIPEALVNSEVANHDCDELITVSGMHERKQRFTDLSDGFVSLPGGVGTMDELWEAMSWAQLGYHSDPVGLLNAFGFYDDLIAFNRKMADVGFVREAHQNILIAADTLPDLLGKMAAYEPHTPIFRMKADDL; encoded by the coding sequence ATGAAACGCCTCGCTGTTTATTGCGGCTCAGCCACTCCGGAAGATCCGCGCTATATCGAACTTGCCCGCACTGTCGGTGCTGACCTTGCCGAACGTGGTATCGGCGTCGTTTATGGTGGCGGGCGGCTTGGTCTGATGGGGGCGGTCGCCAATGGCGCGCGCGACGCAGGCGGTGAAGTCATCGGGGTCATCCCCGAGGCGCTGGTCAATTCCGAAGTTGCCAATCACGATTGTGACGAGCTGATCACGGTTTCCGGCATGCATGAGCGCAAGCAGCGCTTCACTGATCTGTCTGACGGGTTTGTCTCGCTGCCTGGCGGTGTGGGCACCATGGATGAATTGTGGGAAGCGATGAGCTGGGCCCAGCTGGGATACCATTCCGATCCGGTCGGCTTGCTCAACGCATTCGGCTTCTATGACGATTTGATCGCGTTCAATCGCAAGATGGCGGATGTCGGCTTTGTGCGCGAGGCGCACCAGAACATCCTTATCGCTGCCGACACACTGCCCGACCTGCTCGGCAAGATGGCTGCCTATGAACCGCACACGCCGATCTTCCGGATGAAAGCCGACGATTTGTGA
- the crtY gene encoding lycopene beta-cyclase CrtY produces the protein MNGRRADVAIVGGGLSGGLIALALRKLRPELDVILLEAGERLGGNHRWSWFGSDVSEAGANLLAPFRKAEWLGYDVAFPRLRRTLSSRYFSLASPDYDAGLRRELAQDTIHTKMAVAQCSNNSVTLASGDTVQARTVIDCRGFEPSPHMQGGWQIFMGRHMRTKTPHLVERPVIMDASVEQHDGFRFVYVLPLGANDIFIEDTYYNDSPTLDRGALSSRLDRYCNEQGWDGDILGSETGVLPVITSGQFGKYRQERQLDQVAQAGARALLAHPLTSYTMPQAVETALLVAENADLPGDQMAAIVANHAAHHWKRTGYYRLLGTMLFGAAEPTERYRVFERFYGLNEGLVERFYAARSSFADKARILSGKPPVAIHRAIGAIASQRNPLVRNND, from the coding sequence ATGAATGGGCGCAGGGCAGATGTGGCGATTGTGGGCGGCGGCCTGTCGGGCGGGCTAATCGCGCTCGCCTTGCGCAAGCTGCGGCCCGAACTCGACGTGATCTTGCTAGAAGCGGGAGAGCGACTGGGCGGCAACCACCGCTGGAGCTGGTTCGGCAGCGACGTTTCCGAAGCCGGGGCGAACCTGCTGGCACCGTTCCGCAAAGCCGAATGGCTCGGCTATGATGTTGCTTTCCCGCGCCTGCGACGGACACTGTCGTCGCGCTATTTCTCGCTTGCCTCGCCCGACTATGATGCCGGGCTGCGGCGCGAGCTCGCCCAAGACACGATCCACACCAAGATGGCTGTGGCCCAATGCAGCAACAACAGCGTCACCCTGGCGAGCGGCGATACTGTGCAGGCGCGGACCGTGATCGATTGCCGCGGCTTCGAGCCCTCCCCTCACATGCAGGGCGGTTGGCAAATCTTCATGGGCCGTCACATGCGCACCAAAACTCCGCATCTGGTGGAACGGCCGGTCATCATGGATGCCTCGGTCGAACAGCATGACGGCTTTCGCTTTGTCTATGTCCTGCCACTGGGCGCCAACGACATTTTCATCGAAGATACCTATTACAATGACAGCCCGACACTTGATCGCGGCGCGCTGTCTTCGCGGCTGGACCGTTATTGCAACGAGCAGGGTTGGGATGGTGACATCTTGGGAAGCGAAACCGGGGTCTTGCCGGTCATCACCAGTGGGCAATTCGGCAAATACCGCCAGGAACGCCAGCTCGACCAGGTGGCGCAGGCCGGCGCGCGCGCGCTGCTCGCCCATCCCCTGACCAGCTATACCATGCCGCAAGCAGTGGAAACCGCGTTGCTGGTCGCCGAGAACGCCGATTTGCCAGGTGACCAGATGGCCGCCATCGTGGCCAATCATGCCGCGCACCACTGGAAACGCACCGGCTATTACCGCCTTTTGGGCACGATGCTTTTCGGGGCGGCAGAACCTACGGAACGATATCGTGTGTTCGAGCGCTTCTACGGCTTGAACGAAGGCTTGGTCGAACGCTTCTATGCCGCTCGATCCAGTTTTGCAGACAAAGCCCGCATCCTGTCGGGCAAACCACCGGTGGCTATCCATCGCGCTATCGGCGCCATCGCCAGCCAGCGCAATCCGCTGGTGCGCAACAATGACTGA
- a CDS encoding MipA/OmpV family protein, protein MRKQWMLAAVACAIFAQPALAQESDDQQGPPAGPPIDMEDSVFNGDWVTIGIGAGLSPSYSGSDDYVVFPLPVVTGSFGGVDFSPRPAGLAVDFIPDERGKTGITLGIAARLRSDRVDQIEDPVVKALGELDRAVEVGPTVGVSFPGVLNPFDSVSFTVDTLWDVAGAHGGMTVNPSVTYFTPLSRGAAASFSLSTTYVDDDFADYYYTVSPAQSLSSGLPAFTADGGIQSAGANLFLAFDLDGNAMNGGVSLVAIGGYSRLFGDAKNTPFTSIRGSANQFLIGGGIAYTF, encoded by the coding sequence ATGCGTAAACAATGGATGCTCGCCGCGGTGGCCTGCGCAATTTTCGCGCAACCTGCTCTGGCGCAGGAAAGCGACGATCAGCAAGGGCCTCCTGCGGGTCCTCCGATCGACATGGAAGACAGTGTCTTCAATGGTGACTGGGTCACAATCGGGATCGGCGCAGGCCTGTCGCCGAGCTATTCCGGTTCGGACGACTATGTCGTCTTTCCGCTCCCTGTCGTCACCGGGAGTTTCGGCGGAGTGGATTTCAGTCCGCGTCCGGCCGGATTGGCAGTGGATTTCATCCCGGATGAACGCGGCAAGACCGGGATCACGCTGGGCATTGCCGCGCGACTGCGCAGCGACCGGGTCGACCAGATCGAGGATCCGGTGGTCAAGGCGCTGGGCGAGCTGGATCGCGCCGTTGAAGTCGGGCCGACCGTCGGCGTCAGCTTTCCCGGCGTGCTCAATCCTTTCGACAGCGTCAGTTTCACGGTCGACACCCTATGGGATGTTGCCGGGGCGCATGGTGGCATGACGGTGAACCCGTCGGTGACCTATTTCACCCCACTGAGCCGGGGCGCAGCAGCCTCTTTCTCGCTGAGCACCACCTATGTCGATGATGATTTTGCCGACTATTACTATACTGTCAGCCCCGCCCAGAGCCTGTCGAGCGGCCTGCCGGCCTTCACCGCCGACGGAGGTATCCAGAGCGCGGGTGCCAACCTGTTCCTCGCCTTCGACCTCGATGGCAATGCGATGAATGGCGGCGTCTCGCTGGTGGCGATCGGCGGCTATTCACGGTTGTTCGGCGATGCCAAGAACACGCCGTTCACCAGCATCCGTGGCAGTGCCAACCAGTTCCTGATCGGCGGCGGGATCGCTTATACGTTCTGA
- a CDS encoding S9 family peptidase: protein MKTLRTALLTATLMFPAAALARPMTAEDVAKLESVGAIAVSPDGSRVAYTTAGLPDVTEGEKDGTTKQELKVAWGPDSWRTYLPKDVSASGITFSPDGGMISYVWADEDEKRAVWGIPIDGGAPKKLAEVEESNVRSHDWSPDGGTIYMLVSAAEDKQRKGENKAGFNAIVYEEEAQLNRLFAASVGSSVDTDPREISVPGYVSSFDIAPDGATGIIETAPTPNVDDSYTSKRVNIIDVASGNVKAVVETPGKIGDVEIAPDGSKLSLIAGVDMNDPAATTLHFVDMATGAITPVNAGAAEAAVDTEFLSDGRLAAVIHKGASSFVRFYNADGSAAGEQAAGDLAISGIDAGGDRIVVRASTATNPSELYVWENDSFTRWTNHNTWLADIDFGKQSVITYTARDGQEVEGVLIEPVGGAPAGGAPLIMNVHGGPEAHESNGWVTAYSKPGQVAAGQGYAVFLPNYRGSTGYGVAFAKQHQADYAGKEFNDIVDAKRFLVSEGIADPDRTGITGGSYGGYASAWGATALSAEYAAAVMFVGISNQISKFGTTDIPYEMYNVHSRKWPWEDWQGMLEVSPIFHVDKATTPILIMHGEEDTRVDPSQSYELYRAIKVRKPDTRTRMVLYPGEPHGNRRAASRYDYNLRMMRWFDTYLKTGDRSAPLPPSRPDLGLEDDSSED, encoded by the coding sequence ATGAAGACCTTGCGGACTGCACTGCTCACCGCCACCCTGATGTTCCCCGCCGCCGCCCTTGCCCGCCCGATGACGGCGGAAGACGTGGCGAAGCTGGAAAGCGTTGGCGCGATCGCCGTTTCGCCGGATGGTAGCCGGGTCGCCTATACGACGGCTGGCCTGCCTGATGTCACTGAAGGCGAGAAAGACGGCACCACCAAGCAGGAACTGAAAGTTGCCTGGGGCCCCGACAGCTGGCGCACTTACCTGCCCAAAGATGTGAGTGCGAGCGGGATCACCTTTTCGCCCGATGGCGGTATGATCAGCTATGTCTGGGCCGACGAAGACGAAAAGCGCGCGGTCTGGGGCATCCCGATTGATGGCGGGGCCCCAAAGAAGCTGGCCGAAGTGGAAGAATCCAACGTCCGCTCACATGATTGGTCGCCCGATGGTGGCACGATTTACATGCTGGTCAGCGCGGCTGAAGACAAGCAGCGCAAGGGTGAAAACAAGGCGGGCTTCAACGCGATTGTCTATGAAGAAGAAGCTCAGCTGAACCGCCTCTTTGCCGCATCGGTCGGCAGCAGCGTCGATACCGATCCACGCGAAATCAGTGTGCCCGGTTATGTCAGCAGCTTCGACATCGCACCCGACGGTGCAACCGGGATCATCGAAACGGCACCGACGCCCAATGTCGATGACAGCTACACGTCCAAGCGGGTCAACATCATCGATGTCGCCAGTGGCAATGTGAAGGCTGTGGTCGAAACGCCCGGCAAGATCGGTGATGTCGAGATCGCGCCCGATGGCAGCAAGCTGTCGCTGATTGCGGGCGTCGACATGAACGATCCCGCTGCAACCACGCTGCACTTTGTTGATATGGCAACAGGCGCGATCACGCCGGTGAATGCCGGTGCCGCAGAAGCCGCAGTGGATACCGAGTTCCTGAGCGATGGTCGCCTTGCGGCTGTGATCCACAAGGGCGCCAGCAGCTTCGTGCGCTTCTACAACGCCGATGGCAGCGCTGCGGGCGAGCAGGCCGCCGGCGATCTGGCGATTTCCGGCATCGACGCCGGGGGTGACCGGATCGTGGTCCGCGCCAGTACTGCTACCAACCCGAGCGAGTTGTACGTTTGGGAAAACGACAGCTTTACCCGCTGGACCAACCACAACACCTGGCTCGCCGATATCGATTTCGGCAAGCAGAGCGTGATCACCTACACCGCGCGTGACGGGCAGGAAGTGGAAGGCGTCTTGATCGAGCCGGTCGGCGGTGCTCCGGCGGGCGGCGCTCCGCTGATCATGAATGTCCATGGCGGGCCCGAAGCGCATGAAAGCAATGGCTGGGTGACGGCCTACAGCAAGCCGGGCCAGGTCGCGGCAGGGCAGGGCTATGCCGTGTTCCTTCCCAACTATCGCGGCTCCACCGGCTATGGCGTGGCTTTCGCCAAGCAGCATCAGGCTGACTATGCCGGCAAGGAATTCAACGACATCGTGGATGCCAAGCGTTTCCTGGTTTCTGAAGGCATTGCCGATCCGGACCGCACCGGCATCACCGGCGGTTCCTATGGCGGCTATGCCAGTGCCTGGGGCGCGACTGCGCTGAGCGCGGAATATGCCGCAGCCGTGATGTTCGTGGGTATCTCCAACCAGATCAGCAAGTTCGGCACCACCGACATTCCTTACGAGATGTACAATGTGCACAGCCGCAAATGGCCGTGGGAAGACTGGCAGGGCATGCTCGAAGTGTCGCCGATCTTCCATGTCGACAAGGCGACCACGCCGATTCTGATCATGCATGGTGAGGAAGACACACGGGTCGACCCGAGCCAGAGCTACGAACTCTATCGCGCGATCAAGGTACGCAAGCCTGATACCCGCACCCGCATGGTGCTGTATCCGGGTGAGCCGCATGGCAACCGCCGCGCCGCCAGTCGCTATGATTATAACCTGCGGATGATGCGCTGGTTCGATACCTATCTGAAAACAGGTGATCGCAGCGCGCCGCTGCCTCCGAGCCGGCCCGATCTGGGGCTGGAGGACGACAGCAGCGAGGATTGA
- a CDS encoding MBL fold metallo-hydrolase: MNWSIEILGALALVSQPVADAEQCERELVVLGAGQDAGAPQIGTVLWSTAHESGPRLTPSALGLIDRENGQRYLFDASPAITEQLAMLDEIEPAGQGLGIDGIFLTHAHIGHYLGLAYLGREAAGARGVPVFAMPRMAAFLRENGPWSQLVELGNIAITEMAASQFTTLSDTFGVMPILVPHRDEFSETVGFFIMTPGKTALYLPDLDSWDEFEEKGGQSLESLVEGFDYLFIDATFYDDNELPGRDMSKIPHPRVKATMVRLARLAPDNRAKVHFIHYNHTNPIRDPQSDQSKQVAALGFNVARAGDSFCLD; the protein is encoded by the coding sequence ATGAACTGGTCGATCGAGATTCTGGGCGCCCTTGCGCTTGTTTCGCAGCCCGTTGCGGATGCCGAGCAATGCGAGCGCGAGCTGGTTGTGCTGGGGGCAGGGCAGGATGCCGGTGCGCCGCAGATCGGCACGGTATTATGGAGCACCGCACATGAGAGCGGGCCGCGGCTGACGCCCAGCGCACTCGGCCTGATCGATCGCGAGAATGGCCAGCGCTATCTGTTCGATGCGTCCCCCGCCATTACCGAGCAGTTGGCGATGCTGGACGAGATAGAGCCTGCAGGGCAAGGCCTTGGCATCGATGGCATCTTCCTGACCCACGCCCATATCGGCCACTATCTGGGCCTTGCCTATCTGGGGCGCGAGGCAGCCGGCGCGAGAGGTGTGCCGGTCTTCGCAATGCCCCGGATGGCGGCGTTCCTGCGCGAAAATGGTCCGTGGAGCCAGCTGGTCGAACTCGGCAATATCGCGATCACCGAAATGGCTGCCAGCCAATTCACTACCCTTAGTGACACGTTCGGGGTGATGCCTATCCTTGTGCCGCATCGTGACGAGTTTTCGGAGACGGTCGGTTTCTTCATCATGACGCCGGGCAAAACGGCGCTCTATCTTCCTGATCTCGACAGTTGGGACGAGTTTGAGGAGAAGGGCGGACAATCGCTGGAATCTCTTGTCGAAGGGTTCGATTACCTCTTCATCGATGCGACCTTCTATGACGATAACGAGCTGCCAGGGCGCGATATGTCGAAGATCCCGCATCCCAGAGTCAAGGCAACGATGGTACGGCTGGCCCGGCTTGCGCCGGACAATCGCGCCAAGGTGCATTTCATTCACTACAATCACACCAACCCGATCCGCGATCCGCAGTCCGATCAATCGAAACAGGTTGCTGCCCTCGGCTTCAATGTCGCCCGCGCGGGCGACAGCTTCTGCCTCGATTAG
- a CDS encoding metal-dependent hydrolase family protein — translation MKRAIAFTRSVIVALAAMIALPTVAQTVIIHAGSVVTDADATPTGPATITVTDGKIVSIDEGFLPTPDGATMVHLPDHTLVPGLIDLHTHLSGDPSGEFWRAATTPPEYSVLVAAKNARITALAGFTTVRDLGSRTDQVTQMLRRATAEGMVPGPRVVTSARTIAIVGGHGDTNGFRRGVGEILGSDFTCTGPVACAEMVRTASKFGADLIKITATGGVLSQQGRGLEAHFSDAEMKAIVDTARSLGLKVAAHAHGARGIEAAARAGVQTIEHGTYIDEQAAKVMRENGTILVPTLMAFQGIKENLGKGFYTPVVEEKVRAVGPFAESIVERARQLGVKLAFGTDAGVFPHSQNARELALMRKGGMSNREALASATTVAAEVLGLEDEIGRLAPGFSADIVAVTGNPLDDVAVMESVDWVMVRGRVVE, via the coding sequence ATGAAACGCGCTATCGCCTTCACCCGTTCCGTCATTGTCGCATTGGCAGCGATGATCGCATTGCCAACTGTCGCCCAGACGGTGATCATCCATGCTGGCTCGGTCGTCACCGACGCCGACGCGACACCGACCGGCCCGGCCACGATTACCGTGACCGATGGCAAGATCGTGAGCATTGATGAAGGCTTCCTGCCGACGCCGGATGGCGCGACCATGGTGCACCTGCCCGACCATACGCTCGTCCCGGGCCTGATTGATCTGCACACCCATCTTTCGGGCGATCCGAGCGGAGAATTCTGGCGCGCGGCAACGACCCCGCCCGAATATAGCGTACTGGTCGCAGCCAAGAATGCGCGCATTACCGCGCTCGCCGGTTTTACCACTGTGCGCGACCTGGGTTCGCGGACCGACCAGGTCACCCAGATGCTGCGCCGCGCAACCGCAGAGGGCATGGTTCCCGGGCCGCGTGTGGTCACATCCGCCCGCACGATCGCGATTGTCGGCGGGCATGGCGATACCAACGGTTTTCGCCGGGGCGTGGGAGAAATTCTGGGCAGTGACTTCACTTGCACCGGGCCGGTCGCCTGCGCAGAAATGGTACGCACGGCCTCCAAGTTCGGGGCGGACCTGATCAAGATTACCGCCACCGGCGGCGTGTTGAGCCAGCAGGGCAGAGGGCTGGAGGCCCACTTCTCCGATGCGGAAATGAAAGCGATTGTCGATACGGCGCGTTCGCTCGGCCTGAAAGTCGCCGCCCATGCGCATGGCGCACGCGGGATTGAAGCCGCCGCGCGCGCTGGCGTGCAAACCATCGAACACGGCACCTATATTGATGAGCAAGCCGCCAAGGTGATGCGGGAAAACGGCACGATCCTGGTGCCGACCCTGATGGCGTTCCAGGGTATCAAGGAGAACCTGGGCAAAGGCTTCTACACGCCGGTTGTGGAGGAGAAGGTTCGCGCCGTCGGCCCCTTTGCCGAGAGCATTGTCGAGCGGGCCCGCCAATTGGGCGTGAAGCTTGCCTTCGGTACCGATGCTGGCGTGTTCCCGCACAGCCAGAATGCGCGCGAACTGGCGCTGATGCGCAAAGGCGGGATGAGCAACCGTGAAGCGTTGGCCAGCGCGACCACCGTGGCGGCAGAAGTGCTGGGCCTGGAAGACGAGATCGGCCGTCTCGCACCCGGCTTTTCGGCCGATATTGTCGCAGTGACGGGCAACCCGCTGGACGATGTTGCGGTGATGGAGAGTGTCGACTGGGTCATGGTGCGCGGCCGCGTGGTCGAATAG